A region from the Sulfurospirillum oryzae genome encodes:
- a CDS encoding ABC transporter ATP-binding protein produces the protein MNEKLLEVKGLHVNYGAIEAIKGIDLYVNKGEVVTILGANGAGKTTTLRTISGLLKSSSGSILFDGKEITQTPAHEIVSLGMSHSPEGRRVFGTLSVEENLMMGAYSLKKYDEQTLEWIYQILPRLHERKKQLAGTLSGGEQQMLAIGRAIMSKPKLLILDEPSLGLAPVLVKVIFKAIKEISKSGVTVLLVEQNAKAALKLANRGYVLELGKITHSGNSEELLNSEMIQEAYLGKKK, from the coding sequence ATGAATGAGAAATTACTCGAAGTAAAAGGCTTACATGTAAACTATGGAGCCATCGAAGCGATTAAAGGCATTGATCTTTACGTCAATAAGGGTGAAGTGGTTACGATATTAGGTGCTAATGGCGCAGGGAAAACCACAACGCTTCGTACCATCAGCGGACTTTTGAAATCAAGTTCTGGAAGCATTCTTTTTGATGGCAAAGAGATCACGCAAACACCTGCGCATGAGATTGTGAGTCTTGGCATGAGCCATTCACCTGAGGGAAGACGTGTTTTTGGGACACTCAGTGTGGAAGAGAACTTAATGATGGGTGCGTACAGTTTGAAAAAGTACGATGAGCAAACGCTTGAATGGATTTACCAAATATTACCTCGTCTGCATGAGCGCAAAAAACAGCTTGCGGGAACGCTTAGTGGTGGCGAACAGCAGATGTTAGCCATCGGTAGAGCCATTATGAGTAAGCCAAAACTCCTCATCCTTGATGAACCAAGCCTTGGGCTTGCGCCTGTTTTGGTCAAGGTGATTTTTAAAGCGATTAAAGAAATCAGTAAGTCAGGTGTTACCGTATTGCTCGTTGAGCAAAATGCCAAAGCGGCACTCAAACTTGCCAATCGCGGCTATGTTTTAGAACTTGGAAAAATAACACACAGTGGAAACAGTGAGGAGTTATTGAACTCAGAAATGATACAAGAGGCGTATTTGGGTAAGAAAAAGTAA